A genomic region of Phragmites australis chromosome 2, lpPhrAust1.1, whole genome shotgun sequence contains the following coding sequences:
- the LOC133903469 gene encoding protoheme IX farnesyltransferase, mitochondrial-like — MWRGGATAASAARALRSRLLPDPIHHPATSLAPIASARAASSAPSAAAANTVVEEAAAAVSVSQQAGSVSDALRHYGRCYWELSKARLSALVVATSGAGYVLGSGNIVDNAGLCCTCIGTMMVAASANTLNQVFEIKNDAKMKRTMRRPLPSGRISPAHAAMWATSVGAAGTALLAWKTNGMAAGLAASNLVLYAFVYTPLKQIHPINTWVGAVVGAIPPLLGWAAASTELSLNAMILPAALYYWQIPHFMALAYLCRNDYLAGGYRMFSFADPTGKRTAWVSLRNCLYMLPLGLFAYNWGLTSEWFSLEASLLTLGLTIGALSFVLEPSPKTARRMFYGSLLYLPAFMGGLLLHRLPNSEKAHNFAQKSELDGVLYGADLQDEERVRQKREDRKLSRVQSRPPVAYASVAPFPFLPVPIYVPSQAHEL; from the exons atgtgGAGGGGCGGCGCGACCGCCGCCTCAGCCGCGAGGGCTCTCCGCTcgcgcctcctccccgaccccATCCACCACCCGGCCACGTCTCTTGCTCCCATCGCTTCGGcgcgcgccgcctcctccgccccctccgccgccgcggcgaaTACCGTCGTggaagaagcggcggcggctgtaTCTGTTTCGCAGCAGGCCGGATCTGTCTCCGACGCGCTGCGGCACTACGGGAGGTGCTACTGGGAGCTCTCCAAAGCCCGTCTCAG tgctcttgttgtggCAACTTCGGGGGCTGGCTATGTGCTCGGGAGTGGCAACATTGTGGACAATGCCGGACTTTGTTGCACATGCATTGGTACAATGATGGTTGCAGCATCTGCAAATACCCTCAACCAG GTGTTTGAGATAAAAAATGATGCTAAAATGAAAAGGACAATGCGGCGGCCCCTGCCATCAGGGCGCATTAGTCCTGCACATGCTGCCATGTGGGCTACGAGTGTTGGAGCTGCAGGAACAGCTTTGTTGGCCTGGAAG ACTAATGGCATGGCGGCTGGGCTTGCAGCTTCTAACCTTGTTCTGTATGCATTTGTATATACTCCATTGAAGCAAATACACCCTATTAATACATGGGTGGGAGCAGTTGTTGGTGCCATTCCACCACTTCTAGG ATGGGCGGCAGCTTCAACTGAATTGTCACTAAATGCTATGATTCTCCCTGCCGCATTGTACTATTGGCAAATTCCCCATTTTATGGCCCTCGCTTACTTATGTCGCAATGATTACCTTGCTGGAGG GTACCGTATGTTTTCCTTTGCTGATCCTACTGGTAAAAGAACTGCATGGGTATCACTCAGAAATTGTCTGTACATGTTGCCTTTGGGGTTATTTGCATACAACT GGGGACTCACATCCGAGTGGTTCAGTCTTGAAGCATCACTGCTAACATTGGGCCTTACCATTGGAGCCCTATCATTTGTGCTGGAACCAAGTCCGAAAACTGCTAGGAGAATGTTCTATGGTAGCCTCTTGTATCTTCCTGCTTTCATGGGTGGACTTCTGTTACATCGGCTGCCTAACTCAGAAAAGGCGCACAACTTTGCTCAGAAAAGTGAGCTCGATGGAGTTCTTTACGGTGCCGATCTGCAGGACGAAGAAAGAGTGAGACAGAAACGTGAAGACAGAAAACTTTCTCGTGTGCAATCACGTCCTCCAGTTGCCTATGCTTCTGTGGCTCCATTCCCTTTCTTACCAGTACCCATATACGTCCCCTCACAAGCTCATGAGTTATGA